One Echeneis naucrates chromosome 1, fEcheNa1.1, whole genome shotgun sequence DNA segment encodes these proteins:
- the LOC115049172 gene encoding small integral membrane protein 26-like: protein MSLGEAAKWNKRAAAVYALGVWGMIGSFAFLKYTGRLEDTPVIKEEDVQEQENPNQVVYQSAYNKTVITYRKDFVPYSTRIYNFIRSFSSEPGTGDSEK, encoded by the exons ATGAGTTTGGGAGAGGCGGCGAAGTGGAATAAGAGAGCAGCGGCCGTTTATGCCCTCGGAGTCTGGGGTATGATCGGCTCGTTCGCCTTTCTGAAATACACCGGCCGACTTGAGGACACACCAG TGATAAAAGAAGAAGATGTGCAAGAACAGGAAAATCCAAATCAAGTTGTATATCAGTCAGCTTACAACAAAACCGTCATCACCTATAGGAAAGACTTTGTGCCGTACAGTACAAGGATCTACAATTTCATCAGATCATTCAGCAGCGAACCTGGGACTGGAGACAGCGAAAAGTAG
- the dtd1 gene encoding D-aminoacyl-tRNA deacylase 1, with protein MRAIVQRVTKANVTVGEEQVCSIGRGLCVLLGISVNDTQRDADYIVRKILNLRLFEDENGKAWSKSVMERDFEVLCVSQFTLQCILKGNKPDFHLAMPAELAQPFYDSILENMRSSYKPECIKDGKFGAYMQVHIQNDGPVTIELTSPAGPTDPKQLTKQEKQQQRKEKTRTKGPSESGRDKGTLRSRQDPNASSGAEGDVSSEREP; from the exons atgagAGCCATCGTCCAGAGAGTCACTAAGGCCAACGTGACAG TTGGAGAGGAGCAGGTGTGTTCAATAGGACGAGGGCTGTGCGTGCTGCTCGGTATATCTGTGAACGACACACAGAGGGATGCTGACtacat AGTACGTAAGATCCTCAATCTGCGGTTGTTTGAAGATGAGAACGGCAAAGCCTGGAGCAAAAGTGTCATGGAGCGGGACTTTGAGGTGCTGTGTGTGAGCCAGTTTACCCTGCAGTGCATACTTAAGGGCAACAAGCCAGACTTTCACTTGGCCATGCCTGCAGAGCTGGCCCAGCCCTTCTACGACAGCATCTTGGAGAACATGAGGAGCTCCTACAAGCCAGAATGCATCAAAG ATGGGAAATTTGGAGCCTACATGCAGGTCCACATACAAAATGACGGACCTGTTACCATTGAACTGACCTCACCTGCTGGTCCCACTGATCCCAAACAG CTGACAAAacaagagaagcagcagcagaggaaagagaagacaCGCACCAAGGGCCCCTCAGAGTCGGGCAGGGACAAGGGCACCCTGCGTTCCCGACAGGACCCAAACGCCAGTAGTGGAGCAGAGGGTGATGTGTCCTCAGAAAGGGAGCCGTAG